One genomic window of Sodaliphilus pleomorphus includes the following:
- the cas4 gene encoding type V CRISPR-associated protein Cas4 translates to MEDFIAIATLNDFIFCPYSIYLHSVYADTDDGLYKATPQVRGTIAHTGVDSKKGSSRRGDIMSLSVYSESLHVYGKIDVYRAEKKQLIERKYSLKTIFRGQLYQLWAQYFCMTEMGFPVEELCFYEISAKKMIPVNLPTENDRVELERFLTLFRNYSPLNDTKMTNPNKCAHCIYCNLCDKTDSDNVYSIRYSDAYHFCAQLHGTHS, encoded by the coding sequence ATGGAGGATTTTATTGCTATAGCCACGCTCAATGATTTCATTTTCTGCCCGTATTCGATTTATTTGCACAGTGTGTATGCCGATACCGATGATGGCTTGTATAAGGCTACGCCTCAAGTGCGCGGAACGATAGCACACACAGGTGTCGACTCCAAGAAGGGTAGCTCGCGCAGGGGTGATATCATGTCGCTTTCCGTCTATAGTGAGAGCCTTCATGTCTATGGAAAAATTGATGTGTACCGAGCTGAAAAGAAACAACTCATTGAGCGCAAATACAGTCTCAAGACCATCTTCCGTGGTCAGCTCTATCAGCTATGGGCTCAGTACTTTTGCATGACCGAGATGGGCTTTCCTGTGGAGGAATTGTGCTTTTATGAGATTTCTGCAAAAAAGATGATCCCGGTCAATCTCCCCACCGAGAATGATCGGGTTGAACTGGAACGATTCCTAACCCTGTTTCGTAACTACAGTCCATTAAACGACACCAAGATGACGAATCCAAACAAATGTGCGCATTGCATATACTGCAATTTGTGCGATAAAACCGACTCCGACAATGTTTACTCAATAAGATATAGCGACGCGTACCATTTTTGTGCTCAATTGCATGGAACACACTCGTAG